Part of the Vigna unguiculata cultivar IT97K-499-35 chromosome 3, ASM411807v1, whole genome shotgun sequence genome, agTAGAATTTAAGCTCACACGAAAATAACTTCATAAGTGAATGATTTATAGAGTATTTCTCACAACTCACACATCATAAGACTTAGAGAATCGTTGTATGTGTGTTATTCGTCTAATTTCTAAAGTTAAGGAAGtgaattagattaaaatttaaaaaatgaactaatttctattttcatacaaaattaagggataaaaacatatttaagtcaACATTTAAACACAAGATTACATTTACAACTGAAACACTAATCAAGCAATAAgattaggggtggcaaaatgggTCGGGCCGGGATGACCCGCCATCAATAAACGGGCCGAAAACTGTAACCCGTCCCGTCTTCGGGTAGGCTGGCCCGTGGGTTGGCCcatatctctttttttttctttttttttctttttttaactttttattaaaattttgtaataaatttattttatatatataattttatttatataatataaaaaagtattatttttaattatttttaattttaaacatgaaaaatttaaaaaaaaacggACTGGCGGACTAGCTCATTTTGACCCGCTAAACCAGCGGGTTAGGCGGGTCAGACGGATCAGGTTACAACGAGTTGACGGGTTGAAAATTTCAACCCAGCCCGCTCTTTTTTGGACGGGCTGGCGGACCTAGCCCATTTTGTCATCCCTAAATAAGATTAACTCATCATCTCAATCTTCAACAAAACTATATTACAGGACACATCGATTCTTCTTCGATGTgattgaatatttcaaattcaaCAATTTTTCATGATCCTCtactttaatatatatgtttttgtttttgtaagaTATTCTGGAAACAGTGCAAATAATTGATATAACTTGATTTTTCTTCAAGGAAACACGccaattttataattagaaatgattttttatggTTAGATGTATAATATTTacttgttaaatatttaaaattataagaattttaaagagagaaaaaaaaaattcctccTGTAAAATGGAGAAGCTTGCAATGCCAGGATCGTGAAATctcttttaagattttttttttttaaatattgaaatttcaATAGGCAATGCTTACTTTCAAATGTATACACCAAACCAAGACCTCATGGGTGAGACTATAGGCCACTTGACTTCAACAAAAGTGAACATCAATTTCAatctcatttcttttattttactttcgaAAACGACTTTGTCCCAATTTGTATACTTTTCAACAAGAGAGGgaacaaaaataaacataaaagtgCACAAAAAACCttattaatttactaaaaatgcCCATCAATCAAGCACAAATGGTCGAACTGTCGGTACACGACAGTTAGAAGGACACTTCTATTATGTAACATAATTCAACTTCTAATCATAATCgcactttttttcttcaaaatcagCTTTATGTTAATTTGAAGaagtatcaaatttaataaatctcACTTTCATCAAAGTTTATGTTTAAAGTAGCAttgattctaaaaaaaattcacaatttGAAGATTATTTGATATCTGATGGATCATtcaaatatttactaaaaaaatacaacaccAGTTAAAACATGAATagaaatcatataaaaaattagcaCTTCTTTCTgtataaaactttaaaagaataaattaagttTACAAAACTTTGTTCAAGATTGTAGCTTATACtcaatttaaaacttaaattctCAACCATACTTAATATGCCATTTTGTCTgagtataatatattttaaatataataaagtttttCACTATTTGTTAACATTTTAAACTTTCTCACTATTAGATTCTATGgctaaattaacaaaatttaacagTACTAGGTACCATCtctaaattcaattaatttgaCGTTCCAACGTTATTCTTGCGAAATATTCAAGACAGCTAACTATTTTGTTTTGGTATGCACACTAAACAGCATTGGTAAATGCAGGTCAAAAAGAAGAAatggaatatgaaaaaaaaaagtctaaatCAGGACAGTGAAACATTGACACTGCTACTTTCATCAAATCAAGAAACGACTTTCATTAAGCTAATCAGTACATGGAATCATTATAGAActagaaattttgaaatatacacTTAATAATCAGCATAAGAAATTAAGAACACATTTGGCTAATTGGAAGCTTAGCCCCATCACCCACTTAAAATCTTAAAGGTGTGGAAAGCTTCTTGATGACTAGAGAGTTCTTTTAATGGtttaactattttagttattatgatTCCATCTAGATGTATGATGACAGATTTTCATGCCACTACACTGCTTTAGCAACTTAGCATAGCAACCTTTAGGCTGCAATAAAAGTGAGAAATTTTGTCAATGAAATTGAGAGACATCATTCTCCAATTTGGGTGAAGTAGTAGTTTTGATGGGAGCCCAGATATCTGCACCATTGCTCTCAGCAACTCCAATTGTAAATGACACAGGAACAAGGCATAACCCTCTACTCCTCAGGCTGCATGACTCCATACcctgaaattgcaaaaattcaATTGTAACCACCAAGAGTAACACTACCCAATTCATCTGCATTCATTAGTCAAGGTTTCATTCATGATTTGCAAGAAAATCATGCTACATACTACTCTCTTGTTCCAAAATGATTGTAATTTTACTCTGCAGTTCTTTTTTAGCTGTTTGATTTTGTTAGTTTTCAATGAAATATTACACTTTTAACTCTTGGGTTGCTCTCAAATAAACACATCAATGCTTGTATTTACATCCAAAAAGTGAAATATGTACTGTTGTTTTTAACAGGGGGAGATGAAGCAACTTTATAACATAGCATATGAATCAACAATAAGAATGGCAGAGACAAGGGTTCTTGTGGGTATAATAAATGTTTTCCATGAATTTGATGCTGAAGGCCCCCACAAGAAAATGTTTGACCTCATCCTTTTGCTAGTCCATGGTGAGAGTGTTCATGTTGTGCTTACCTGCATCTTGGCTGCTGCTGAAGTTTCAAGGTATGGAGCACTGAGCAGCTGTcaaagaaggaagagaaaaaaaattgcataagATCAAGGTCTTGTTAAACATGATTTAGAATAGGTAATGTCTACTCAGATTCAAGTATGTATGGTTGCGATATATGAAACCAAGTACAAGAAAACTAACTGTGATAATTTCAGCATAATGTAGCAAGAATGGCCAAACCTTAACTTGTTTATGAAGGAATCCTATGTATTCCATTGCCTCCTTTAGAACAGAAGATGTATCTGTCTGCAGTGAGAAGTAGAGAATCTCTAAGACTCagaaactaaagaaaaattCATTCAATCCAAAAACATAACAGGTAACCTGTCATATAACTCAAATAAGCAGTTCTTAGTTTTATTTCATTCAAGAGTGAGCATAACGAGCATCAAATTTATATGGTTGTTAGTGTCAGGAACTATAGTTGTTGTATACCTTTCCATATGGTGAAACAAGCTGCTGAAGAGCAACAATTCGTTCCCCAatcttctccttcctctcctatCCACAGAAAAATTGGAATTGTTACATGAAAAATCAAAGAAATGAAGAGCAAAGTAAACCttcaatgaagaagaaaatcaccTATCCAAATTGAGTATCAAGGAGAGTTTCATGCAACAGGTTCAAATTATGCAGGTTAAAATAAGACAGACAGTACTATTCAAGGTTTGAAATTATGCAATGCATGATAAGAAACACAAATGTAATATGTGGCAATTCATAGATTACAAGCTACGAACAAGAGAGTTTATATAGAGAAGATCAGAAGAGGCACCATTGGATGGTTctagatgaaaattttcaaatagtaAAGCTTGGAAATCTATAAAAATGTATGAGTAGAtgctaaaaagaaaaaggaaaaggaaataGAAGTGTTATTCAACAACCAACAACAAtagaaggagaaaaaaagaaacctTAGTGCTGATAGATAAATCAGCCTTTTGCCTTTTAGATGCAATAGAAGTATAACTGCTTTGGTCAACAGAGCAGGGACTCCTTTTATGCTCCATCATCTTTCTAACATCTATCCCCTCTTCTCTCTGGTGGCATCAACAATGAAATAAGAAGGATGAACAAAATGAAAAGAGGAATACAGACTATAAAAGAAACTATCAAATCATCAACACTTCCTCTCACTAGAGTATCACAGTTGTCAGAGACACAACCATAGTTCATATTCAACACACACAGTAATTACTACCATATATGTTTCAGTTACTTTTATTCTTGAAACATGTTCAACAGAACTTTGGGGAAGCCAAAAGCCACAAATTGAGGAAGTACTGAATGCAAATTGGAGTCAATGTGGGTTGGTCCCACTGGTTCCATAGTTACAGTCTTTTGGCCTCTAGTTCGGTATGATTGTCATCCATTTAcaggagataaaaaaaaagttggggAAATCTATTGAGTGAGCAAACCCAGTTCTTTGAATAAATCTGCCATCTTCACCCTCTCTGAACTGTAATTTCAGCTTCAACATAAGGTTTTCACTGCAATCAGATCACAACCGCAACTCAGGCTGCCCCAGTTGCATTTTTTTCACAACGTCAAACACCACAACAATTTTTTGTCAAAGAACACAATCACAATTTAAAACCTTGTCACTCCATGAAAGAAGttagaaaagtataaaaaataaaactatgacAGGAAACAAGGACCAAACTCAAACTAATGCCTTCATTTGATGAAAGCTTATCAAATTTCAAACACTTCTCCAATGAAGAGGAAATTTTCTCCCATATGGCAGTGTTTGCTTCTGCTCTAGATTCCTGCCATGCGTActcttgaaaagaaaaaatgaaaaaactttATGCAGTGAAGTGTCTCGTTTTAATTAGAGAGACAATAAATGAGAAGAACTGATTTCAATCCATAAATATGCATTCCCAAACTTTGCTTGCAAAAAATAATACTGCTAGTAACAAGATTgattttttacattaataataCATCATGAACTCATACCAACATGCACTGTTCAGTCAGAATAACGCTGACACTGTAAAACAGGaccatttattaaatatatgagATAAGCGCAGAATACAAACTGGTAACAGCTACACCACAACCGAAATTCAAAACGTGGCCCCATAGGCATAGCCATGATGCTACACTACAAGGAAAGAATTGCCAACAGAAAATGAACCATCCATGCATATTCATACCACATAAGCCACCATACAAACCTTCCAAAGGTCATCACTGTCACAAACATCGATCACCATATTCAATGATTTGGTTTACAACTTTATTAATGGTTCAAATATCTTAATCCCAGAATAGTCTAGTCAACATTGTGAGCTTACATACCATgccaaaattattgtttaattattgattttcttttgtttatggtAATATAATTGTAATCGATAAAAAATTTCTATCTTTGTGATGTGTCCAGAACCTCAAATGTGGGGGCCCCACcatttgatttttgaaaaagaaattgtatgcacacacacatacacgcaTTCACACATACATACACCTTGCATGAACGAATCTAACTTGCGTACAAAATCTTCCCAACCACCTTTGTTTAATGTTAAAGGATATCTTAATTGACAACATGCATAAGGACAGAGGACTGATTAATTAATTTACGGAAAAAGACAATGGTTAATCCAGAGAGAGAATCACAGGGTTGGTTTTGGACTTGGGGTTTTGTAaatcaaaaatacaaataaagtaTAGGCTCAACCACTCATTTATTACATATGTACTTTCAACAAGAACAATTCTGATCATAATTCTCTTGGAATTGGAGTGCAAGGATTGACGAGGAATAGAGAGTTAGATGAAACACAACAATTTTGATCACAAATTCTAGAAGTTTTCCACGGAAAAACCCCATTCACTAATATCCTCCATGAAAAGTGAGAACACAAGATAGCACCTGAAAGACGAAAAGGAAAAATGGTACTAAATTTAGGTTAAGAACTTACTGAAAACATAGAATCAGCATTGCAGAAAGAGCTGGCTATCATCTATGACCCTTTTGAAGGTAAAAGCAGAAATAGTTGAAACCAAAAACCCCTCCTTAGGCCAGTGAAAATGGTTAGGTGGGTATCTTCCAAAAGTTGCAAAGCTTGAAACTTTAAGCAGTGCCTGTGATTAGAATTTCATTACAATACTATGgtaagaaaattcaaaaacttgAAAAAAGTAGCATGCAGTGTATGAGCAGAGACATATGTGGGACAATAAATGAAGTGACGTACTGGTCCTATACAGAATAACTAGTGGAACCTCAGAGTGGAGGAAGAGAAAGTGGAgctgagaaaaaagaaaaacagaggtgtggagaaagaaggagagaagaagaaggaggaacAAGTTAATGTCAAAATGTGATTTTATAAAGCTATAAATcaatataatacaataattcCTTACGTAagatttttaaatgtatattgtCATAAATATACTTGACAGCTAATATCCAACCGAGACAAGTTTtggttttataattttcttttttctttatctctttaatctttccacatataataaatacaatagACTGTGCTTAATAGATATGACAAATGTGTTTTAATTGGTtacaatgtttttcttttattttaagaatacaAAAGTCACACTACATATTTTCAAACCAACCTGTCTCGtttatttcaaaaaacaaattatgtcttagagatgaaaataaaaaaggtgttttgcttaattacttctttttctaatatgtttaattttatttttctactaataaaaggtaattcttttaattttgaaaatgtaacTGTTATCCTTATCCTTTGaagatttttctaaaatataataatataaatttttgtattgaaatttgcatcattgattttatgattttcattttgaaaaattataaattatattatatgtaaatatagattttcattttattcttaattagatattatatgattataattttaataattaaaagattaaataaaataaataataatgaacaaatatattatttaataaattatttatttggaaaTTAAATTCAATTGGTCTACATcaggaatccctaccttttccCAGAAGACAAATATTTGTGACATAACCACCTGTGTTCatttataataacattaaaataaaaggctaggtttctattgttttttttctttttgcttttttcAACGATAGGAAAAATACTCCTAAGTTTATATAAGGCCcttttaataaactataaaaatttaaaaattgataataataaatttatactttttaaaattttctcttttataaataaatactgTTATCTTTTTTACAAAGTTAATACAGTTTGTAATAAAAACtgttttagtaaaaaattaattaataagaaagaaattatagattgaatattataaaaaattacagagATTCTAATTTGAGCATTGGAggaaatattattaaacttgtTAAAGTTAACATTGTGAAATATTCTAATATTCAAATTtgagtaaaaatattaagaacatTGTACCTACAAGCAATACTTCCATAGGTAACTCTTGAAGTTTTATCATGAAGGACGGAATATTCTTTAAATTGAGATCTTGTATGTGCGTTTTTATGTCAAGTTTAGATTACATGCACTGAATTAATTTAACTTCAGATagcattatatattatttacaaaatataatattttaaaaattatttaaattattatttgcatgacctaaacaaatattttaccATTTACATACATATTTTCAAGCATATATTCAATTACGATTAGAAAGTGAAGACTATACCTAAAACAAAATCTCtcaaaaatatcttatttatcAAAGCTTAAAAGTTTATTTGTGCTAAAGagggttaatttttgtaattacatTAATGTCTCAAAAGCGCACACTACCAACCAATGTCGTGTAAAAGAAGAACACACTGTACTTAAGAACATGTCTGTCCTCTTGAAGAATGAAGATAATTGAACTTATAGATCTTTCATATTTCTCACTCAAGTtaagattataattttattattttcaaactatcatactttaaaaattaatttaatcaataattatagatttttttagcTTGTGTCTATATTTTTACTTGATACAATcttatatcaatttaaaatatagtttagaCCGATTTT contains:
- the LOC114178105 gene encoding transcription factor bHLH153 isoform X1, giving the protein MIASSFCNADSMFSREEGIDVRKMMEHKRSPCSVDQSSYTSIASKRQKADLSISTKERKEKIGERIVALQQLVSPYGKTDTSSVLKEAMEYIGFLHKQVKVWPFLLHYAEIITLLSAPYLETSAAAKMQGMESCSLRSRGLCLVPVSFTIGVAESNGADIWAPIKTTTSPKLENDVSQFH
- the LOC114178105 gene encoding transcription factor bHLH153 isoform X4, which encodes MVIDVCDSDDLWKREEGIDVRKMMEHKRSPCSVDQSSYTSIASKRQKADLSISTKERKEKIGERIVALQQLVSPYGKTDTSSVLKEAMEYIGFLHKQVKLLSAPYLETSAAAKMQGMESCSLRSRGLCLVPVSFTIGVAESNGADIWAPIKTTTSPKLENDVSQFH
- the LOC114178105 gene encoding transcription factor bHLH153 isoform X3, whose protein sequence is MIASSFCNADSMFSREEGIDVRKMMEHKRSPCSVDQSSYTSIASKRQKADLSISTKERKEKIGERIVALQQLVSPYGKTDTSSVLKEAMEYIGFLHKQVKLLSAPYLETSAAAKMQGMESCSLRSRGLCLVPVSFTIGVAESNGADIWAPIKTTTSPKLENDVSQFH
- the LOC114178105 gene encoding transcription factor bHLH153 isoform X5, with the protein product MIASSFCNADSMFSREEGIDVRKMMEHKRSPCSVDQSSYTSIASKRQKADLSISTKERKEKIGERIVALQQLVSPYGKTDTSSVLKEAMEYIGFLHKQLLSAPYLETSAAAKMQGMESCSLRSRGLCLVPVSFTIGVAESNGADIWAPIKTTTSPKLENDVSQFH
- the LOC114178105 gene encoding transcription factor bHLH153 isoform X2; this encodes MVIDVCDSDDLWKREEGIDVRKMMEHKRSPCSVDQSSYTSIASKRQKADLSISTKERKEKIGERIVALQQLVSPYGKTDTSSVLKEAMEYIGFLHKQVKVWPFLLHYAEIITLLSAPYLETSAAAKMQGMESCSLRSRGLCLVPVSFTIGVAESNGADIWAPIKTTTSPKLENDVSQFH